The proteins below are encoded in one region of Streptomyces sp. NBC_00490:
- a CDS encoding P-II family nitrogen regulator — MKLITAVVKPHRLDEIKEALQAFGVHGLTVTEASGYGRQRGHTEVYRGAEYTVDLVPKIRIEVLAEDDDAEQLIDVIVKAARTGKIGDGKVWSLPVETAVRVRTGERGPDAL, encoded by the coding sequence ATGAAGCTCATCACCGCAGTCGTCAAGCCCCACCGGCTCGACGAGATCAAGGAAGCCCTCCAGGCCTTCGGAGTCCACGGCCTGACGGTCACCGAGGCGAGCGGTTACGGTCGTCAGCGGGGCCACACCGAGGTCTACCGCGGTGCCGAGTACACCGTCGACCTGGTCCCCAAGATCCGCATCGAGGTCCTCGCCGAGGACGACGACGCCGAACAGCTGATCGACGTCATCGTCAAGGCCGCCCGCACCGGCAAGATCGGTGACGGCAAGGTCTGGTCCCTGCCGGTCGAGACGGCCGTACGGGTCCGGACCGGCGAGCGCGGACCCGACGCGCTCTGA
- a CDS encoding [protein-PII] uridylyltransferase, which produces MSSTDVRKEAEDSGPSGYAAARLRLLTEGAQSGPPRRSALAELTDDWLSGLFDTGAEALRGVSLVAVGGYGRGELSPRSDLDLLLLHDGSDSGAVATLADRLWYPVWDLGLALDHSVRTPAEARKTAAEDLKVQLGLLDARHLAGDLGLTAGLRTAVLADWRNQAPKRLPELQELCAERAERQGELQYLLEPDLKEARGGLRDATALRAVAASWLADAPREGLDDARRRLLDVRDALHLTTGRATDRLALQEQDQVAAELGLLDADTLLRQVYEAARVIAYASDVTWREVGRVLRSRAVRPRLRAMLGGGKPVADRSPLAEGVVEQDGEVVLARAARPERDPVLPLRAAAAAAQAGLPLSLHAVRRMAANVRPLPTPWPAEAREQLVTLLGSGSPTIDVWEALEAEGLITRLLPDWERVRCRPQRNAVHIWTVDRHLIETAVRASEFTRRVHRPDLLLVAALLHDIGKGWPGDHSVAGEIIARDVASRIGFDREDVAVLASLVRHHLLLVDTATRRDLEDPATVRSVADAVGSQGTLELLHALTEADALATGPAAWSSWRGSLVADLVKRVAAVLAGDDPDEPEAAAPTAEQERLAIEAIATGSPVLSLRAQTEPPAVAEGQPAGDPEPLGVELLIAVPDRPGVLPAVAGVLAMHRLTVRTAELRALDLPDGVEGSVLLLNWRVAAEYGSLPQAARLRADLVRALDGSLDIAGRLAERDAAYPRRRGVVAPAARVTVHPTASRLATVFEVRAQDAPGLLFRIGRALEDAGVRMRSAHVSTLGANAVDAFYVTGAEGAPLPGEEASSVARKLEETLRA; this is translated from the coding sequence GTGTCGAGTACGGACGTGCGAAAAGAAGCAGAAGACTCGGGACCCAGCGGCTACGCGGCGGCCCGGCTGCGCCTCCTCACCGAGGGGGCGCAGTCCGGGCCGCCGCGCCGTTCGGCCCTCGCCGAACTGACGGACGACTGGCTGTCGGGGCTCTTCGACACCGGCGCCGAGGCGCTGCGCGGGGTCTCCCTGGTCGCGGTCGGCGGCTACGGCCGTGGCGAGCTGTCCCCGCGCAGCGACCTGGACCTGCTCCTGCTGCACGACGGCAGCGACTCCGGCGCCGTCGCGACCCTGGCCGACCGTCTCTGGTACCCGGTCTGGGACCTGGGCCTCGCCCTCGACCACTCCGTGCGGACGCCCGCCGAAGCCCGCAAGACGGCCGCGGAGGATCTGAAGGTCCAACTCGGTCTCCTGGACGCCCGTCACCTCGCCGGTGATCTGGGCCTGACGGCCGGACTGCGCACCGCCGTCCTCGCCGACTGGCGCAACCAGGCGCCCAAGCGCCTGCCCGAACTCCAGGAGCTGTGCGCCGAGCGCGCCGAGCGCCAGGGCGAGCTCCAGTACCTGCTGGAGCCGGACCTGAAGGAAGCCCGCGGTGGACTGCGGGATGCCACCGCCCTGCGCGCCGTCGCCGCCTCCTGGCTGGCCGACGCCCCGCGTGAGGGCCTCGACGACGCCCGGCGCCGGCTGCTCGACGTACGCGACGCCCTGCACCTCACCACCGGGCGCGCGACCGACCGGCTCGCGCTCCAGGAGCAGGACCAGGTCGCCGCCGAGCTCGGACTGCTCGACGCGGACACGCTGCTGCGGCAGGTGTACGAGGCCGCGCGGGTCATCGCCTACGCCAGCGATGTCACCTGGCGCGAAGTGGGCCGCGTGCTGCGTTCGCGCGCCGTGCGGCCGCGGCTGCGCGCCATGCTGGGCGGCGGCAAGCCGGTGGCCGACAGGTCGCCGCTGGCGGAGGGCGTGGTCGAGCAGGACGGCGAGGTGGTGCTCGCCCGCGCCGCGCGTCCCGAACGCGACCCCGTGCTTCCGCTGCGCGCCGCCGCGGCCGCCGCACAGGCGGGCCTGCCGCTGTCGTTGCACGCCGTACGGCGTATGGCGGCCAATGTGCGGCCCCTGCCCACGCCCTGGCCCGCCGAGGCACGCGAACAGCTCGTGACCCTGCTCGGCTCCGGCTCCCCGACGATCGATGTCTGGGAGGCGCTGGAGGCGGAGGGGCTGATCACCCGACTGCTCCCCGACTGGGAGCGGGTGCGCTGCCGGCCGCAGCGCAACGCGGTGCACATCTGGACGGTCGACCGGCATCTCATCGAGACCGCGGTGCGGGCCTCCGAGTTCACCCGCCGCGTCCACCGCCCCGACCTGCTGCTCGTCGCCGCGCTGCTGCACGACATCGGCAAGGGGTGGCCCGGTGACCACTCCGTGGCCGGCGAGATCATCGCGCGTGACGTGGCGAGCCGGATCGGCTTCGACCGCGAGGACGTGGCGGTGCTCGCCTCCCTCGTACGCCATCACCTGCTGCTCGTGGACACGGCCACCCGGCGTGACCTGGAGGACCCGGCGACGGTCCGTTCGGTCGCCGACGCGGTCGGCTCGCAGGGCACGCTCGAACTGCTGCACGCCCTGACGGAGGCCGACGCGCTGGCCACCGGACCGGCCGCCTGGTCGTCCTGGCGGGGCTCGCTCGTCGCCGACCTGGTCAAGCGGGTCGCGGCCGTGCTCGCCGGCGACGACCCGGACGAGCCCGAGGCCGCGGCGCCCACCGCCGAGCAAGAGCGGCTCGCCATCGAGGCGATCGCGACGGGCAGCCCGGTTCTGTCGCTGCGCGCGCAGACCGAGCCGCCGGCCGTCGCGGAGGGACAGCCGGCCGGTGACCCCGAGCCGCTCGGTGTGGAGCTGCTGATCGCCGTACCCGACCGGCCGGGCGTGCTGCCCGCGGTGGCCGGCGTGCTCGCCATGCACCGCCTGACCGTCCGCACGGCCGAGCTGCGCGCACTGGACCTGCCGGACGGTGTCGAGGGCTCGGTGCTGCTGCTGAACTGGCGGGTGGCGGCGGAGTACGGCTCCCTGCCGCAGGCGGCGCGACTGCGCGCGGACCTGGTGCGGGCGCTGGACGGTTCGCTGGACATCGCCGGGCGGCTGGCCGAGCGGGACGCCGCGTATCCCCGCAGGCGCGGTGTGGTGGCGCCCGCGGCACGGGTGACCGTCCATCCGACCGCGTCCCGGCTGGCCACGGTGTTCGAGGTGCGCGCGCAGGACGCGCCGGGGCTGCTGTTCCGGATCGGGCGGGCGCTGGAGGACGCGGGAGTGCGGATGCGCAGCGCCCATGTGTCCACGCTGGGCGCCAACGCCGTCGACGCGTTCTACGTCACGGGGGCCGAGGGGGCGCCGCTGCCGGGGGAGGAGGCGTCGAGCGTGGCACGGAAGCTGGAGGAGACGCTGCGGGCGTGA
- the ffh gene encoding signal recognition particle protein, protein MFDTLSDRLSATFKNLRGKGRLSEADIDATAREIRIALLEADVALPVVRTFIKNVKERALGSDVSKALNPAQQVLKIVNDELVTILGGETRRLRFAKQPPTVIMLAGLQGAGKTTLAGKLGRWLKEQGHSPLLVAADLQRPNAVNQLSVVAERAGVAVYAPEPGNGVGDPVKVAKDSIEFAKSKVHDIVIVDTAGRLGIDQELMQQAADIRDAVSPDEILFVVDAMIGQDAVNTAESFRDGVGFDGVVLSKLDGDARGGAALSIRQITGKPIMFASNGEKLEDFDAFHPDRMASRILDMGDLLTLIEQAEKTFSQEEAEKMASKLASKKGQDFTLDDFLAQMEQVRKMGSISKLLGMLPGMGQIKDQINNLDERDVDRTAAIIKSMTPAERQDATIINGSRRARIAKGSGVEVSAVKNLVERFFEARKMMSRMAQGGGMPGMPGMPGMGGGPGRAKKQPKQAKGKQRSGNPMKRKQQEAEEAARRAAAAQGGNAFGVPGQQAPQDFELPDEFKKFMG, encoded by the coding sequence GTGTTCGATACCCTCTCCGACCGCCTCAGCGCGACTTTCAAGAATCTCCGCGGCAAGGGCAGGTTGTCCGAGGCGGACATCGACGCCACGGCCCGCGAGATCCGCATCGCCCTTCTCGAAGCGGACGTGGCCCTGCCCGTCGTCCGTACGTTCATCAAGAACGTCAAGGAGCGCGCGCTCGGCTCCGATGTCTCCAAGGCGCTGAACCCGGCGCAGCAGGTTCTGAAGATCGTCAACGACGAACTCGTCACGATCCTCGGCGGTGAGACCCGGCGACTGCGCTTCGCCAAGCAGCCGCCCACCGTGATCATGCTCGCGGGTCTGCAGGGTGCCGGTAAGACCACCCTCGCGGGCAAGCTCGGCCGCTGGCTGAAGGAGCAGGGCCACTCGCCGCTCCTCGTCGCCGCCGACCTCCAGCGTCCCAACGCCGTGAACCAGCTCAGCGTCGTCGCCGAGCGCGCGGGCGTGGCCGTCTACGCGCCGGAGCCCGGCAACGGCGTGGGCGACCCGGTCAAGGTCGCCAAGGACTCCATCGAGTTCGCGAAGTCCAAGGTCCACGACATCGTGATCGTGGACACCGCCGGCCGCCTCGGCATCGACCAGGAGCTGATGCAGCAGGCGGCGGACATCAGGGACGCCGTCTCGCCCGACGAGATCCTCTTCGTCGTCGACGCGATGATCGGTCAGGACGCGGTCAACACCGCCGAGTCCTTCCGCGACGGCGTCGGCTTCGACGGCGTGGTGCTCTCCAAGCTCGACGGTGACGCCCGCGGTGGTGCGGCCCTGTCGATCCGGCAGATCACCGGCAAGCCGATCATGTTCGCGTCGAACGGCGAGAAGCTCGAGGACTTCGACGCCTTCCACCCTGACCGGATGGCCTCCCGCATCCTCGACATGGGTGACCTGCTCACCCTGATCGAGCAGGCGGAGAAGACGTTCAGTCAGGAAGAGGCCGAGAAGATGGCCTCCAAGCTGGCGTCCAAGAAGGGCCAGGACTTCACCCTGGACGACTTCCTGGCCCAGATGGAACAGGTCAGGAAGATGGGCAGCATCTCCAAGCTGCTCGGCATGCTTCCCGGCATGGGCCAGATCAAGGACCAGATCAACAACCTGGACGAGCGCGACGTCGACCGCACGGCCGCCATCATCAAGTCGATGACCCCGGCCGAGCGCCAGGACGCGACGATCATCAACGGCTCCCGCCGCGCCCGTATCGCCAAGGGCTCCGGCGTCGAGGTCAGCGCGGTCAAGAACCTGGTCGAGCGGTTCTTCGAGGCCCGCAAGATGATGTCCCGCATGGCCCAGGGCGGCGGCATGCCGGGGATGCCCGGGATGCCGGGCATGGGTGGCGGTCCCGGCCGCGCCAAGAAGCAGCCGAAGCAGGCCAAGGGCAAGCAGCGCTCCGGCAACCCGATGAAGCGCAAGCAGCAGGAGGCCGAGGAGGCCGCGCGCCGGGCCGCGGCCGCCCAGGGCGGCAACGCCTTCGGTGTGCCGGGCCAGCAGGCCCCGCAGGACTTCGAGCTGCCGGACGAGTTCAAGAAGTTCATGGGCTGA